The following coding sequences are from one Alosa alosa isolate M-15738 ecotype Scorff River chromosome 13, AALO_Geno_1.1, whole genome shotgun sequence window:
- the scn1ba gene encoding sodium channel, voltage-gated, type I, beta a isoform X2, whose translation MGCISCKLRGEVEATATVDWYFMAEGEREFSHIFRYDPEDAPKLDELDIRDERFYGRLDWNGSKNTLDVQDGSIYILNVTFNDTGTYRCHFDRHLTFTNYDYHTNTTKFVVINVVPKATRGLASILSEVMMYVSIIGLQLWLVVEMVYCYRKIAAAGEEALRESAAEYLAIASGGKDNCAGVQESE comes from the exons ATGGGCTGCATCTCCTGCAAGCTGAGGGGGGAGGTGGAGGCCACCGCCACAGTGGACTGGTACTTCATggccgagggagagagagaattctcCCAT ATCTTCAGATATGACCCTGAAGACGCCCCAAAGCTAGACGAACTCGACATCCGTGACGAGCGTTTCTACGGCCGTCTGGACTGGAATGGCAGCAAGAACACACTGGACGTGCAGGACGGCTCCATCTACATCCTCAACGTCACCTTCAATGACACAGGCACCTACCGCTGTCACTTTGACCGCCATCTCACCTTCACCAACTATGACtaccacaccaacaccaccaagtTCGTCGTCATCAATGTGGTGCCCAAAG CCACTCGAGGCTTGGCCTCCATCTTGTCGGAGGTAATGATGTACGTATCGATCATTGGGCTCCAGTTATGGCTGGTGGTTGAGATGGTGTACTGTTACCGGAAGATAGCGGCCGCAGGGGAGGAGGCCTTGAGAGAGAGCGC ggCGGAGTACTTAGCCATAGCCTCGGGGGGTAAAGATAACTGTGCAGGTGTTCAGGAGTCAGAATAA
- the scn1ba gene encoding sodium channel, voltage-gated, type I, beta a isoform X1 yields the protein MMMSALRILLVPLALCTLHACLSHAACVEVDSDTEAVAGEGFKMGCISCKLRGEVEATATVDWYFMAEGEREFSHIFRYDPEDAPKLDELDIRDERFYGRLDWNGSKNTLDVQDGSIYILNVTFNDTGTYRCHFDRHLTFTNYDYHTNTTKFVVINVVPKATRGLASILSEVMMYVSIIGLQLWLVVEMVYCYRKIAAAGEEALRESAAEYLAIASGGKDNCAGVQESE from the exons ATGATGATGTCTGCACTGCGGATACTGCTAgtccctctcgctctctgcaCTTTGCACG CTTGTCTTAGTCATGCGGCGTGCGTGGAGGTGGACTCGGACACGGAGGCGGTGGCAGGTGAGGGGTTCAAGATGGGCTGCATCTCCTGCAAGCTGAGGGGGGAGGTGGAGGCCACCGCCACAGTGGACTGGTACTTCATggccgagggagagagagaattctcCCAT ATCTTCAGATATGACCCTGAAGACGCCCCAAAGCTAGACGAACTCGACATCCGTGACGAGCGTTTCTACGGCCGTCTGGACTGGAATGGCAGCAAGAACACACTGGACGTGCAGGACGGCTCCATCTACATCCTCAACGTCACCTTCAATGACACAGGCACCTACCGCTGTCACTTTGACCGCCATCTCACCTTCACCAACTATGACtaccacaccaacaccaccaagtTCGTCGTCATCAATGTGGTGCCCAAAG CCACTCGAGGCTTGGCCTCCATCTTGTCGGAGGTAATGATGTACGTATCGATCATTGGGCTCCAGTTATGGCTGGTGGTTGAGATGGTGTACTGTTACCGGAAGATAGCGGCCGCAGGGGAGGAGGCCTTGAGAGAGAGCGC ggCGGAGTACTTAGCCATAGCCTCGGGGGGTAAAGATAACTGTGCAGGTGTTCAGGAGTCAGAATAA